TGCTTTCTCTCAAGAAGCATTAGACATTTTAACACAAAAGAAAAATATTCGATTACTAACAATTCCATTTGAGCAAGCTAAAAAAGATCAATTTAACGTTGTTTCTGTTGAAGGTGGTTTACTTGTACAAGAGCCAGATAGCTATGGCTTTGCAGACGCTGACATTAAAGTAGTAACAGACAGAGAACCGACTGAGGAAGAATGGGAAGCATTACAACTTGGCTGGTCTGTAGTTAAACATGTGAAATCAAATGCAATCGTTGTAACAGATTCGCAAATGACATTGGGTGTTGGTGCTGGCCAAATGAACCGAGTAGGTGCTGCAAAAATCGCTTTCGAGCAAGCGGGTGATAAGGCGAAAGGTGCTTCACTTGCATCTGATGCATTCTTCCCTATGAGTGATACTGTGGAGGCTGCGCATGCGGCAGGTATTACAGCGATTATTCAACCAGGTGGCTCTATTAAAGACCAAGATTCAATTGATAAAGCAAATGAATACGGCATTGCTATGGTGTTTACGGGTGTACGTCACTTCAAGCATTAATAGTCGATATGCAGTAATTTACAAATAGAAAAAAAAACAAAGGGTCTGTCCTAATAGAAAAAAATAGTATACTGGACGTGTTTCTAGTATGCTATTTTTTCATATCCAAGTACAAGTCGACTTAAGCAGAAACAGCACAAGACAGTATGACGCACTAAATAGCAAGTAACGAATACTGTGCCGCGGAAAGCGAAGTGGACTTTTCTAGAAAGTGTGGAGCGATTTATGAGACAGTCCTTACCTTTAAAGAGGAGGATTCACTAATTATGAACGTATTAGTAATAGGAAGTGGCGGTCGTGAGCATGCAATTGCCAAACAATTTAGCATTTCTCCGTCCGTAGAAAAAGTATTCGTTTCACCAGGTAACGACGGTATGCGAGAAGATGTAGAGGTTGTTGCTATTGATACAATGGACTTTGCAGGTCTTGCACAATTTGCAAAAGAAAATGCAGTAGATTTAACATTTGTTGGTCCAGAGCAACCACTAGCAGAAGGAATCGTGGATTTCTTTACACATCGTGGTCTACGCATATTTGGTCCGACGAAGGCAGCTGCACAAATTGAAAGTAGCAAATCATATGCGAAAGATATTATGAATAAATATAATATCCCAACAGCAACCCACGAGACGTTTACAGAAGCAGAAAAAGCGATTAACTATATTAAAGCACAAGGAGCACCAATCGTTATTAAAGCAGACGGCTTAGCAGCTGGTAAAGGTGTTGTTGTAGCAATGACGGAAGAAGAAGCGATTGAAGCAGTGCAAGATATGATTGGTAATCAACGTTTCGGTGAATCTTCATCTCGTGTTGTCATTGAAGAATTCCTTGATGGTGAAGAGTTCTCCTTTATGTCCTTTGTTCACAAGGGCCAAATTTATCCTATGGTCATTGCACAAGATCATAAACGTGTATATGACGGCGATAAAGGACCAAATACTGGCGGAATGGGTGCATATTCACCTGTACCACAAATTTCACAGGATGTAGTAGATGTAGCGTATCAAACAGTTGTTGAACCTACTGTTAAAGGCATGGAAGAAGACGGGGTCTCATTTACTGGCATTTTATATGCAGGTCTTATTTTAACGAAAAGTGGCCCTAAAGTAATCGAGTTCAATGCACGCTTTGGTGACCCAGAAACACAGGTCGTATTACCACGCATGAAATCCGATTTCGGTGCGTTTATGAGCGCATTAATGGATGAAAAACCATTTGATTTGCAATGGTCAAACGAAGCTATGTTAGGTGTTGTCATTGCTGCTGAAGGCTATCCTGGTGATGTTGTAAAAGGAAATGCCTTACCGAACTTAGAAGCATTATCTGCATCCCATGCTGTCTACCATGCAGGTACGAAGCATGTAGATGGAAAGTTTGTAGGGAATGGCGGGCGCGTTTTACTTGTTGCTGCTAAAGCATCTTCTTTACAGGAAGCACAAGAAAAAGTTTATGCTGGTATCGCAACAGCAGAATGGGATAATTTTTTCTACCGCAAAGATATCGGCTGGCGTACATTTAAATAACAGTTTTACTTGAAATAATTATTTTTCATAGACATATCATTTCTCTAAAAAAGTAAGGAGCCGTCTCATGTTGATTGAGACGGCTTCTTTGACTAAGAAGGATTTTGTGCTTTATTTGTAGAATTTTTACTGTCTGAGGAATTTTGTGTTGAAGTGCTGGTGTCAGATGAATTAAAACTTGCTGTTAGTTCTGACGAATTTCCAGTAATAGCAGAGGAGAAATCCTTCATAAGTTTACTGATTTGTTCAGAAGACATAGAATTTTGTTCAGAAGACATAGAATTTTGTCCACTGAACATACTTTGCATAGAGGTGTTCATGGCATTTTCCACATTTGTGTTCAACATTGCCTTCGAAGGACAATATTTAAAAATACCTTCAGCCATTTTCATGGCTCCTAATGCAATCATAAGTCGTCCTTTCATACAGCTAGGATTTCTAGATACCTTAGCGATACCAAACGCCGTCATACTTGTCCCAAGGGCAAAGCGGCAAAAGGCATTTTTATCACTTAGATTTGCTTGTTGCATTATATAATTTCCTCCTTTAGTCATAGTGGAAAAAATAAAGCGGGGTGCACTTTGCTTTATGAAAGTGCTGTGTTACGATTGAAACAAGATGATTGCATAAAGCAGCATTATTTTATCGTCTTTTAGTAAAGAGGATATGTGGCACGGATTTTGAAAGGCGTCAAATAACGAGTCCTATTCAAAATGCGAATCATTACGCAAAAGGCGCAATGAAAACAAATAAGCGCTTATGCAATAGTAGTATGTGAATTCAAATAGGATTTACACAATGAAATTTTACGCAAATTAGGAAGGAGCGATTTACATGGATCCAACATGGAGAATTTCGCAATTGCGTCAACATATAGCTGTCATAGATGGCAAAAAATCGCCTAATATTGTCTTGAAAAATGCGCGTTATTTACATAGCATGTTAAAGCAATGGGTGGTAGGAAACATTTGGATTTCAGAAGACCGTATTGTTTATGCAGGGGATAGAATGCCACCTTTAATAGAAGGCACAGAAATTGTTGATTGTACGAATAAAACGATTGTTCCAGGTTATATTGAACCTCATGTTCATCCGTTCCAGTTGTACCATCCACAGTCTTTTGCTGATTTTTGTGGGCAACTAGGTACTACCGCTTTTATCTCAGATAATTTAAGTTTTGTATTATCTTTAGAGAACAAGAAAGCGTTTTCAATATTAGATGAGTTAAAGAAGTTACCGTTCTCTTTTTATTGGTGGGCGCGGTTTGACTCACAGACTGAAATGGAACAGGAAGAAGAAATTTTTTCAAATACTTCTATTTTAGAATGGTTACAACGTGATGATGTATTGTTAGGTGGCGAGCTAACTGGTTGGCCAAAATTATTGCATGGTGATGATTTAATGTTATATCGCATGCAAATGGCTAAGGCGCATGGCAAAAAGATTGAAGGCCACTTCCCAGGTGCTTCAGAACGCACTTTAGCGCGAATGAAATTACTTGGTGCAGATGGCGACCATGAGGCGATGACGGTGGAAGAAGTAGAGCGACGGATTATGCAAGGATTTGCAGTAACGCTTCGTCATTCTTCTATCCGCCCTGATTTACCGAATCTATTAAAAGGAATCGTAGAAAAACAACTACCTATTTTCGATCATCTAATGATGACAACTGATGGCTCAACGCCTTCATTCCATCAAGATGGCGTAATGGATAAATGTATTCAAGTCGCTTTAGATGCAGGTGTCTCACCAATAGATGCTTACCAAATGGCATCATATAATGTTGCGCGTTATTACAATATGTCAAACTTACATGGCTTTATTGCGACTGGTCGCTTTGCCTCGCTTAATATTTTGCAAGATGAATGGCATCCAGTTCCAGAAAGTGTACTGTCAAAAGGTGTTTGGTTAAAACGTGATGGCGAACGAGTGCATCGCTTTAATGCAATCGACTATAAAGCAATTCCATCATTTGAATTGGATTTTTCACTAACTTCCCATGACTTCCAATTTTCAATGCCTTTTGGGATTGAATTAGTAAATGATGTTATTACAAAACCTTATAATTCGTTAATCACAAGAGAAGGACAGCTTGCAAACCATGATGAAAGCTATTTAATGCTCATTAACCGAAGTGGAAACTGGCATGTTAATACGATGATTAAAGGATTTGCAACAAATGTTCAAGGCTTTGCATCGTCATATTCAAACACTGGGGATATTTTGCTTATCGGGAAAAATAAAGACGATATGCTTAAAGCGTTTGAAGAGATGAAGGCTATGCGTGGGGGTATTGTCCTTGTAGAAAAAGGAGAAGTTGTCGCATCGGTTCCGCTAGCAATTGGTGGTCTTCTATATCAAGGCGATGTGGAGGAGCTTACAGTAAAAGAGCTTGCCTTAAAGCAAGCATTAGCAGAACGTGGTTATCGTCTAGGCGACGCTATTTATACTTTACTATTTTTACAATCTACGCATTTACCGTATATTCGAATTACACCTAAAGGAATTTTCGATGTAATGAAGAATAAATTATTATTACCTGCAGTTATGCGTTAGGTGTAGTAGCACATTTTTTGTAGCGCCAGAGCAGCAGCATACACTTTTACATCGAGGCGGTATTGACTAAAGGAGAGTAATGCAAGTGTTGAAATCAAAGAAACTACTAGTTGGCCTAGCATTTAGCGCTTTGTTTATCGGCGGATGTTCTAAAGATGCCTCTGAACCAAAAGAGGACGTAACTAAAATAGATGATGAACCAGCTATTGAAGAGCCTGTGAAGGAAGAAATAATTGTGGCCCCATTAACGGGAGAGGCTGTCAAAGAAGAAGTGACGCAGCGTCCAATTATTGTGACTGTTAACAATCATCCTGCTGCTCGTCCTCAATCAGGATTGGCAGCAGCAGATATTATTTACGAAATGCTAGCAGAAGGAAATGTCACTCGTTTCCTAGCAGTCTATCAAAGTGAATTACCAGAAAATATTGGACCGGTCCGAAGTGCTCGTTCTTATTTTATTGATATGGCAAAGGGCCTTGGTGCATTTTATGTAGCACACGGCTATAGTCCAGAGGCGAAAACGATGCTTAGCAATAATGTTGTTGATAATATTAATGGGATGAACTATGATGGCACACTATTTAAACGTTCTAACGATCGTGTAGCCCCACACAATTCCTATATAACTTCTGAAAATATATTAAATGGTGCTGAAAAAGTAGGCGCTTCAATGAATTACAGTGAAAAAGTGCGTCAGGCTTTTTATGAACCCGATGAACGTGGTAAAATAGGCGTTGAAACAAGTCAAGTTGACATTTACTATGGGAATAGTAATTCTTTCCACAACACCTATGTATATGATCATGAAACAAATCGTTATGGTCGACAATCGGCAGGCGTAGAAACAAAGGATATGTTGACAGGTGAAGCATTAACATTTGCAAATGTTTTATTTTTTGAAATGAAGCATCAAACAATTGATGATGTAGGTCGCCAAGATATTGATTTAACCTCTGGTGGAAATGCATATGTATTTCAAAATGGTTATTTAAGAGAAGTAAAATGGGCTAATATCGATGGATTACCAACGGCTGTCGAAGAGACTGGTGAACTTGTGAAGCTAGTTCCAGGAAAGACATGGGTACATTTCGTACCAGCTTCACCAGGGTTAGAAGCAATGGTGAAAACGCAGCCGTAAGAGGGAGGAAAACTGCATGCAAATCGAAAAAATTCGAGGGCATCAAACAGATCAGTTATTTAAAGCAGTATTAGAACTGAAGGACATTGAAGAATGCTATAAATTTTTTGATGATTTATGTACGATTAGTGAGATCCAATCGCTAGCACAACGATTTGAGGTAGCGCATTTATTACGTTTAAAGAAAACCTATGAATCCATTAAAAAGGAGACTGGGGCAAGTACAGCAACGATTTCTCGTGTACGTCGATGCTTTGATTATGGAAATGATACATATGATGAAATGTTAGGTCGTTTGTATCCAGATGAAAAGCCATTCCAAGCACCAAAAGAATAGTAGATAAGAGGCTGGGTAGAGTTTCTGCTCAGCTTTTTTATTTTTTTGTCGAGAGTCATAAGCTATACTTGTAAACGAGTAGATAGAAAATGATAGGTGGTAAAATAGATGGATTATTTACAGTGGAGACATGTGTTCAAGCTAGATCCAGCAAAGGATATATCGGATGAAGCATTAGAAAAAATTTGTGAATCTGGAACAGATGTCATTTTAGTTGGTGGAACAGATGGGGTAACATTAGATGGTGTTTTAGATTTACTTGTCCGCGTACGTCGCTTTGAAGTACCAATAGCTCTTGAAATTTCAACGATTGATTCAGTAACACCTGGCTATGACTATTATTTTATTCCAACGGTATTAAATAGTGATGACCCGAAATGGATTAAAAATTTGCATCATGAGGCGATTAAAGAATACGGAGACATTATGGTATGGGATGAGTTAGTCGCTGAAGGTTATTGTATTTTAAATCCAAATTGTAAAGTTGCAGAAGTAACACAAGCAAAGACAGATTTATCAGTGGATGATGTTGTTGCGTATGCGCGCATGTCTGAAAATTTCTTTAAGCTACCTGTATTTTATTTAGAATATAGCGGTGTATATGGCGACATTGAAATGGTACGTGCTGTGAAAAATGAATTGCAAAATACAAAGCTATTTTACGGTGGTGGCATAACTTCTACAAAGCAAGCCGCAGAAATGGCACAGTTTGCTGATACGGTCGTTGTAGGAAATATTATTTATGAAGATTTAAAAGCTGCACTTGCGACTGTTAAGGCCGTAAAAAATGCGATATAATTAGGAACAAACGTTTGTAAGGTGGTGCGAAATGGAGCATTTAACAAAAAACTTATTAGTAGGTATGAACCCTGAACAGGAAAAAGCAGTGAAAGCAACAGAAGGGCCATTACTAATTATGGCAGGTGCTGGTTCGGGAAAAACAAGAGTATTAACGCATCGTATTGCGTATTTAATCATAGAAAAAGAAGTATACCCTTCGAAGATTTTAGCCATTACGTTCACGAATAAAGCAGCTCGTGAAATGCGTGAGCGTATAGATGGTATTCTCGGAAATGGTACTGGCGACAGCATGTGGGTATCAACATTTCACTCGATGTGTGTACGCATTTTACGACGTAATATTGAGCAGCTTGGCATCTCGCGCAATTTCTCGATTTTAGATTCTACTGACCAACTTTCTGTCATAAAAAATGTCTTGAAGGATGAAAATATTGACCCTAAGCGTTTTGAACCTCGTGCAATCTTAAATGCAATCAGCTCAGCAAAAAACGAATGCATAACTGCCGATGAATATGCAGGGCAAATTAATGAACAAAATCCTTATGAAAAAACGGTTGCTCGTGTTTATAAAGGATATGAAAAAAGATTACGTCGCAATCAGTCACTTGATTTTGATGACTTGATTATGACGACGATTACATTATTTAAGCGAGTACCTGAAGTGCTTGAATTTTATCAAAATAAATTTCAATATATCCATGTTGATGAATACCAAGATACGAATAAATCCCAATACTTACTTGTGCAATTACTAGCGAAGAAATTTAAAAATATTTGCGTAGTAGGGGATTCGGATCAATCAATTTATCGCTGGCGTGGCGCAGATATTGGAAACATCCTGTCTTTTGAAAAGGATTATCCGAATGCGAAAGTCATTATGCTAGAGCAAAATTATCGCTCAACAAAACGCATCCTTCAAGCTGCAAATGACGTCATTCAAAATAACACAAGCCGTTACCCAAAAGAGCTGCGCACCGAAAATGCACATGGTGAAAAGATTGCTTTGTACAAAGCTTATAATGAGCAGGAAGAAGCACAGTTTGTCGTACAAACGATTCAACAGTTGATGGAAAAGGAAAATCGTTCATTTGATGACTTTGCCATTTTATATCGTACGAATGCACAGTCTCGTGTAATGGAGGAAGTGTTAGTTAAGTCTAATATGGCTTATCAAATTGTCGGTGGTACAAAGTTCTATGATCGTAAAGAAATAAAGGATTTATTAGCCTATTTGCGTCTCATTGCGAACAATGACGATGATTTATCGCTTGCGCGTATTATCAATGAACCGAAGCGTAGTATTGGTGCAACCTCATTCGAAAAAATGGCACGCTATGCCATCGATCAGGATCGCTCTATTTTTGATGCAATGAATGATCTTGTGTTTATGGGATTAACAGGGAAAGCCGCTGCTTCAGCAGAACATTTTTATGCGATGATTAAAGGCTTTACTGAAATGCAAAATTACTTGTCCGTAACGGAAATCGTAGAGCAAGTTATTGAGAAATCAGGCTATCGAGCGATGTTACAAAATGAAAAGAGCATTGAAGCGGAAAGTCGTTTAGAAAATATTGAAGAGTTTTTATCTGTGACAAAAGCGTTTGAAGAACGTAGTGAAGATAAGAGCTTAATTGCCTTCCTGACAGATTTAGCTTTAATTGCAGATATTGATGCGCTTGATAAGGAAGATGCATCTAAAGGCAATATCATTTTAATGACGATGCATGCTGCTAAAGGGTTAGAGTTCCCTATAGTTTTCATTATTGGCATGGAAGAAAATATTTTCCCACATTCTCGTTCTCTTGATGATAATGATGAAATGGAAGAGGAACGACGTCTCGCGTATGTCGGCATAACGCGTGCAGAGGAACGGTTGTATTTAACATGTGCGCAATCTCGAACGATTTTTGGTCGTTCAAGCTTTAACAATGCTTCCCGTTTCTTACGTGAAATTTCAGAGGATATTTTAGAATCCATCTCAAAAGGTGGTCCAAAGCCTGAAGTTCCATTTGGCTCAAGTAATCGTTCGGCAAGTGGTTATCAAAAACGGACACTTGGCTCGCAACAGCATACACAACCAGCAACGGCACGCCTGCAAGCAACTGGTGGGGACCAATTTGGTTGGAAAGCTGGAGATAAAGCGATTCATAAAAAATGGGGAACAGGTATGGTTGTTAGCGTAAAAGGTGAGGGTGATAGTACAGAACTAGATATCGCTTTTCCACAACCAATTGGTATTAAGCGATTACTAGCGCAATTTGCACCTATTGAAAAAGCGTAAGCGGAGGAACTTAAATGAACGAAATTGAACAGCGCATAGCGGAGTTAAATAAATTATTGCATGAATATGGGCATGCGTATTACGTGCTAGATAATCCTCTTGTTGCAGATAGTGTATATGACCAACTATTACACGAACTCATTGCATTAGAAGAGGCAAATCCTTCACTAATTTACCCAGATTCACCGACACAGCGCGTTGGCGGTGCTGTCATAGAGGGATTTAAAAAAGTGACGCATGATTATCCGATGCTAAGTCTGTCCAACGCATTTAATGAAGCGGACTTGCGCGAGTTTGACCGTAAAATTCGTCAAGCAATCGGAGATCACTTTTCTTATGTATGCGAACTAAAAATAGATGGTCTAGCGATTTCTCTTAAATATGAGAATGGTGTTTTTGTCCAAGGAGCAACACGCGGTGATGGCGTAATTGGTGAGGATATAACAGCAAATTTAAGAACAATTCGTGCTGTGCCACTTCGATTAAAAGAACCAATTACGATTGAAGTGCGCGGCGAAGCATATATGCCTAAAAAGTCGTTTGAAAAATTAAATGCACAGCGCGCTGAAAATAGTGAAGAATTATTTGCAAACCCTCGAAATGCTGCTGCTGGTTCATTACGTCAATTAGATCCAAAAATTGCAGCAAGTCGTCAACTATCAACCTTCATTTATGCAATTGGAGGAGATGGTGAAGCGTACGGCATTGATGGGCATGGCGAGATGCTAGATTATTTGGAAGGGCTTGGATTCCCTTCAAATAAAGAACGTCAACGCTGTGCTTCGATTGAAGAGGTTTTGTCCTTTATTGAAACTTGGACAGAAAATCGCCCGAATTTAGCCTATGAAATAGATGGTATCGTAATCAAGGTCGATCGTTTTGCGCAGCAGGATGAACTTGGCTATACAGCAAAAAGTCCACGTTGGGCAATTGCCTACAAATTCCCTGCAGAAGAAGTTGTAACAACGTTGCTTGATATCGATTTAACAGTAGGTCGAACAGGCGTCGTGACACCAACGGCGATTTTAACACCTGTACAAGTAGCGGGAACTACTGTGCAACGAGCATCTTTACACAACGAAGATTTAATTCGTGATAAAGATATTCGAATTGGGGACACAGTCATTATCCGAAAAGCGGGCGACATTATCCCACAAGTAGTTGGTGTATTACTAGAGCAACGTCCAGAGGATTCAATTCCTTATGAAATGCCAGCAAATTGCCCTGTTTGCGATAGTGAGCTTATTCGAATTGAGGGAGAGGTTGCCCTGCGTTGTGTAAATCCAGCATGTTTTGCACAAATTGCTGAGAGCATTAAATACTTCGTTTCCCGTAACGCCATGAACATTGACGGACTTGGTGAAAAGGTTGTTGAGCAGCTGTTGCGTGAAGATTTAATTCATGATGTATCTGATTTATATCAGTTAACAGTAGAGCAGTTAGTCGAGCTAGAACGTATGGGCGAAAAATCAGCTACAAACCTAGTGAATGCTATTCAAGCATCGAAGGACAATTCAATGGAACGTCTACTCATTGGTTTAGGGATACGACATGTTGGCGAGAAGGCGGCAAAGATTGTCTCAGAGCAATTTGAGACGATGGAAGCGGTAATGGCTGCAACTGAGGAGCAGCTTATAGCAATTCATGAAATTGGCGATAAAATGGCATCTTCACTCGTTGAGTATTTTGCCAATGAAGATGCACGTGCTGTTATTCAGCGTCTTGCTGAGGCTGGTGTCAATATGACGTATAAAGGCAAAAAGGTAGAGGTAGTCGTAGGTGACAATCCATTTGCAGGCAAGACAATCGTGCTAACTGGTAAACTTGAGCAATTGACACGGAACGATGCAAAGGCGAAAATAGAAGAGTTAGGTGGAATTGTCACAGGAAGTGTCAGTAAAAAAACGGATCTTGTTATTGCAGGTTCGGATGCAGGGTCTAAACTGACAAAGGCAGAACAATTAGGTATTGAAGTTTGGAATGAAGACGACCTAATTGAGCAACTAACTTAAACAATACGTAAAAGATATAGCACTGGCAGATGTTTGCTCTTAAATTTTAAATGAGAGCGGTATAAAAAATTTGTCAAAGGTGAATCTGATAATTAGTAAAGGGGTACTAAAATAATGAAGTCATTTCGACTCATTCCAGCAATTGTAGCTGCTGCAATGCTAGTCGGCTGTGTGCCTTCGAATAAGAAGGAGACAGAGCTTACACAGGAAACGCAACAGGAAAAAGCGGAAACAACGATTATTCCTAGTCTACAGATTGATGAATCTTTTTATAAAACACTAATACCATATAAAGAAAGTGCAAGCCGTGGGTTA
The genomic region above belongs to Lysinibacillus sp. FSL W8-0992 and contains:
- the purD gene encoding phosphoribosylamine--glycine ligase, whose protein sequence is MNVLVIGSGGREHAIAKQFSISPSVEKVFVSPGNDGMREDVEVVAIDTMDFAGLAQFAKENAVDLTFVGPEQPLAEGIVDFFTHRGLRIFGPTKAAAQIESSKSYAKDIMNKYNIPTATHETFTEAEKAINYIKAQGAPIVIKADGLAAGKGVVVAMTEEEAIEAVQDMIGNQRFGESSSRVVIEEFLDGEEFSFMSFVHKGQIYPMVIAQDHKRVYDGDKGPNTGGMGAYSPVPQISQDVVDVAYQTVVEPTVKGMEEDGVSFTGILYAGLILTKSGPKVIEFNARFGDPETQVVLPRMKSDFGAFMSALMDEKPFDLQWSNEAMLGVVIAAEGYPGDVVKGNALPNLEALSASHAVYHAGTKHVDGKFVGNGGRVLLVAAKASSLQEAQEKVYAGIATAEWDNFFYRKDIGWRTFK
- a CDS encoding YgaP-like transmembrane domain, with product MQQANLSDKNAFCRFALGTSMTAFGIAKVSRNPSCMKGRLMIALGAMKMAEGIFKYCPSKAMLNTNVENAMNTSMQSMFSGQNSMSSEQNSMSSEQISKLMKDFSSAITGNSSELTASFNSSDTSTSTQNSSDSKNSTNKAQNPS
- the pcrA gene encoding DNA helicase PcrA; the protein is MEHLTKNLLVGMNPEQEKAVKATEGPLLIMAGAGSGKTRVLTHRIAYLIIEKEVYPSKILAITFTNKAAREMRERIDGILGNGTGDSMWVSTFHSMCVRILRRNIEQLGISRNFSILDSTDQLSVIKNVLKDENIDPKRFEPRAILNAISSAKNECITADEYAGQINEQNPYEKTVARVYKGYEKRLRRNQSLDFDDLIMTTITLFKRVPEVLEFYQNKFQYIHVDEYQDTNKSQYLLVQLLAKKFKNICVVGDSDQSIYRWRGADIGNILSFEKDYPNAKVIMLEQNYRSTKRILQAANDVIQNNTSRYPKELRTENAHGEKIALYKAYNEQEEAQFVVQTIQQLMEKENRSFDDFAILYRTNAQSRVMEEVLVKSNMAYQIVGGTKFYDRKEIKDLLAYLRLIANNDDDLSLARIINEPKRSIGATSFEKMARYAIDQDRSIFDAMNDLVFMGLTGKAAASAEHFYAMIKGFTEMQNYLSVTEIVEQVIEKSGYRAMLQNEKSIEAESRLENIEEFLSVTKAFEERSEDKSLIAFLTDLALIADIDALDKEDASKGNIILMTMHAAKGLEFPIVFIIGMEENIFPHSRSLDDNDEMEEERRLAYVGITRAEERLYLTCAQSRTIFGRSSFNNASRFLREISEDILESISKGGPKPEVPFGSSNRSASGYQKRTLGSQQHTQPATARLQATGGDQFGWKAGDKAIHKKWGTGMVVSVKGEGDSTELDIAFPQPIGIKRLLAQFAPIEKA
- a CDS encoding YerC/YecD family TrpR-related protein, which produces MQIEKIRGHQTDQLFKAVLELKDIEECYKFFDDLCTISEIQSLAQRFEVAHLLRLKKTYESIKKETGASTATISRVRRCFDYGNDTYDEMLGRLYPDEKPFQAPKE
- the ligA gene encoding NAD-dependent DNA ligase LigA; protein product: MNEIEQRIAELNKLLHEYGHAYYVLDNPLVADSVYDQLLHELIALEEANPSLIYPDSPTQRVGGAVIEGFKKVTHDYPMLSLSNAFNEADLREFDRKIRQAIGDHFSYVCELKIDGLAISLKYENGVFVQGATRGDGVIGEDITANLRTIRAVPLRLKEPITIEVRGEAYMPKKSFEKLNAQRAENSEELFANPRNAAAGSLRQLDPKIAASRQLSTFIYAIGGDGEAYGIDGHGEMLDYLEGLGFPSNKERQRCASIEEVLSFIETWTENRPNLAYEIDGIVIKVDRFAQQDELGYTAKSPRWAIAYKFPAEEVVTTLLDIDLTVGRTGVVTPTAILTPVQVAGTTVQRASLHNEDLIRDKDIRIGDTVIIRKAGDIIPQVVGVLLEQRPEDSIPYEMPANCPVCDSELIRIEGEVALRCVNPACFAQIAESIKYFVSRNAMNIDGLGEKVVEQLLREDLIHDVSDLYQLTVEQLVELERMGEKSATNLVNAIQASKDNSMERLLIGLGIRHVGEKAAKIVSEQFETMEAVMAATEEQLIAIHEIGDKMASSLVEYFANEDARAVIQRLAEAGVNMTYKGKKVEVVVGDNPFAGKTIVLTGKLEQLTRNDAKAKIEELGGIVTGSVSKKTDLVIAGSDAGSKLTKAEQLGIEVWNEDDLIEQLT
- a CDS encoding adenine deaminase C-terminal domain-containing protein, which codes for MDPTWRISQLRQHIAVIDGKKSPNIVLKNARYLHSMLKQWVVGNIWISEDRIVYAGDRMPPLIEGTEIVDCTNKTIVPGYIEPHVHPFQLYHPQSFADFCGQLGTTAFISDNLSFVLSLENKKAFSILDELKKLPFSFYWWARFDSQTEMEQEEEIFSNTSILEWLQRDDVLLGGELTGWPKLLHGDDLMLYRMQMAKAHGKKIEGHFPGASERTLARMKLLGADGDHEAMTVEEVERRIMQGFAVTLRHSSIRPDLPNLLKGIVEKQLPIFDHLMMTTDGSTPSFHQDGVMDKCIQVALDAGVSPIDAYQMASYNVARYYNMSNLHGFIATGRFASLNILQDEWHPVPESVLSKGVWLKRDGERVHRFNAIDYKAIPSFELDFSLTSHDFQFSMPFGIELVNDVITKPYNSLITREGQLANHDESYLMLINRSGNWHVNTMIKGFATNVQGFASSYSNTGDILLIGKNKDDMLKAFEEMKAMRGGIVLVEKGEVVASVPLAIGGLLYQGDVEELTVKELALKQALAERGYRLGDAIYTLLFLQSTHLPYIRITPKGIFDVMKNKLLLPAVMR
- a CDS encoding DUF3048 domain-containing protein, whose protein sequence is MLKSKKLLVGLAFSALFIGGCSKDASEPKEDVTKIDDEPAIEEPVKEEIIVAPLTGEAVKEEVTQRPIIVTVNNHPAARPQSGLAAADIIYEMLAEGNVTRFLAVYQSELPENIGPVRSARSYFIDMAKGLGAFYVAHGYSPEAKTMLSNNVVDNINGMNYDGTLFKRSNDRVAPHNSYITSENILNGAEKVGASMNYSEKVRQAFYEPDERGKIGVETSQVDIYYGNSNSFHNTYVYDHETNRYGRQSAGVETKDMLTGEALTFANVLFFEMKHQTIDDVGRQDIDLTSGGNAYVFQNGYLREVKWANIDGLPTAVEETGELVKLVPGKTWVHFVPASPGLEAMVKTQP
- a CDS encoding heptaprenylglyceryl phosphate synthase; amino-acid sequence: MDYLQWRHVFKLDPAKDISDEALEKICESGTDVILVGGTDGVTLDGVLDLLVRVRRFEVPIALEISTIDSVTPGYDYYFIPTVLNSDDPKWIKNLHHEAIKEYGDIMVWDELVAEGYCILNPNCKVAEVTQAKTDLSVDDVVAYARMSENFFKLPVFYLEYSGVYGDIEMVRAVKNELQNTKLFYGGGITSTKQAAEMAQFADTVVVGNIIYEDLKAALATVKAVKNAI